AGCCCTGGCCTCAGCTGGTACACGGTGGGCAGGACCCAGTTGTTGCTCTGCACAGGGTACAGATCTCAGCCACTTCCCAGGCGGCATAGCTGGAGAGGCCAAGCTCCACAAAGTTGGcctgcagggggagaggccaaGGTCAGAACCCACTGCAGCCCAGAACACCAGGAAGGAGAGACTGGCTGGGGACCCTGGGAGTGGGGGTCTGTCCCCATCTCTGCTCTGGGACAGCCCTGGAGCCTCCACTCTCCTGGGCAACGACAGGCCAAGGAGGGGAGCAGGGGGGCCGCCCTCACCTCCTGGTGCAGCTGGTGGCAGGCGCGCAGCGTCTCTCCCGTGGGGGTGCCGTGGTCCGGCAGGTGCAGGTAAAAGAGGTCCACTCGGGGCCACTGCAGCCGCTTCAGTGACTTCTCCAGCTGGGACCAGAGGCTGTCAGGCTTCAGAGACTTTTCACCCACTGGATTGGCCTTGGTGGTGATTTTCACTttgggaggagagaaatggaagtcaGTTTACCAAACGCTGGAGAGGATCTAGTGTAATGGTTaagagacagacctgggttcacaccccagctctgccaaTTCAAGCTCTGTGACCCTAACCAAGTTATTTAACCCCTCTGAGCTTCAATCCCCTCAACTGTAAATTGAGAGTGATATCTTGTCGGGAGGCCCCAAGGATTGATCAGAACTTTGATAGATTTGCTCATTATGAGCTGCTAATGTTATTACGATGACTATTTACCAGACAGCTGGGTGTGCCACGCCTGGCGCTaagggctggaggaggaaggcCAGCCCTGGATCCCTGCCCTCGAGGACACACAGTCTAAGGGGCCACTACAGAGTAGGTGAGGCCGGGATAAGCACAAGGTGGGAGAGGAGCCCTGGGagttcagggaaggctttcttagaatctagggcttccctggtggcgcagtggttgcgcgtccgcctgccgatgcaggggaaccgggttcacgccccggtccgggaggatcccacgtgccgcggagcggctgggcccgtgaccgcaaaaaaaaaaaaaaaaaaaaaaaaaaaaaaaaaaaaaaaaagaatctgaatctcCAGGGGCAGTCAGAGGCCACCCAGAGGCAAGAACGTGGCACGTGAGGAGCCATGCCTGCGACCCCATGGATCTAGAACACCAGGTCCACGGGGGACACAAGGCAAGAGAAGGGGCCACAGACCAGATGGATACAAAAGGCCCTGAGTGCACCCCTTAGAATCTGACTTCAGGGGGCCACGGGGAGACTCTGAACACTTCAGCCAGCGAGCTAAGTTGTCAGCTTTGCAGTTTTGAAAGATGACTCTGAATGAAGCACAGACAAAAACCTCAGGGACAGGTCTGGAAACAGGGCAAATGGCAAGGAGACTGCGGCAGGAATTCAGGAAAGAGAGCAAGAGTCCTCACCTGGGGCCCCAGGGAAGGAAAGGCAAGATATTTCCATCAGAGAAATAACCCATTGAGAAAAGGCTGGTGTTGTGCGGCCTGTGTGAGTCAGGAGTGAGTTCATCAAATacttttctccccatccccattaAGAATCccaggtgggggcttccctggttgcgcagtggttaagaatccgcctgccaatgcaggggacacgggttcaagccctagtccgggaagaccccacatactgtggagcaactaagcccatgtgccacagctactgagctggTGGCGTTGTACATGCCCTGCAGGCAGAAGGGCCAGCTGGAGAGGGCGCATGGGACCCCAAATTTTCCTGTGGAGAAACTCAGTTCAGACCTTAACAATCAGGCAGATACTTAGTGGCGCTGGTCGAGAGGGCTCATGCCCAAGGAAAATTCATTCCTTCAGCCAACATTTCTGAGTACCACGTATGGCCTGGATATTGGATTTCCATCCACAAGCCAAAGGACAAAGCTGCTGCGCTCAGAGATTTAATAGTGAGGTAGAGTGTTAACAAACATACTCAACAAAACAGACAATCATAATACACTAGTAAGTTCTGTGACCAGTGCCTGGCAGCAAGTAGGTgcacaaacatttgctgaatgaatgaggaggagaaaaggaggaccTGAGATCTCAGGCTCCTCTGGGctgtcaggaaaggcttccagaGGAAGAGGCATCTAAGTGAGACCTGGGCACTCCTTCCGGGGAGAGCGGGGAGGAGTGTTCCAGGCTGACTGCAGAGCGAGAAGCAGGCAGGAAGGGGAGCCAGAGCCAGAGAGAGCAGGCGCCTGTTTGCCAGGCTGAGGGTACCTGGGAGCCATCATCCTGTAGAGCAGAGGAATGGCTGGTATGGagagggcacggggaggggccAAGAGGACCCGGGATCAGCAGGCACCCAGGAGACAGAGGCCTCTGCAGCCCTGGCCTCAGCTGGTACACGGTGGGCAGGACCCAGTTGTTGCTCTGCACAGGGTACAGATCTCAGCCACTTCCCAGGCGGCATAGCTGGAGAGGCCAAGCTCCACAAAGTTGGcctgcagggggagaggccaaGGTCAGAACCCACTGCAGCCCAGAACACCAGGAAGGAGAGACTGGCTGGGGACCCTGGGAGTGGGGGTCTGTCCCCATCTCTGCTCTGGGACAGCCCTGGAGCCTCCACTCTCCTGGGCAACGACAGGCCAAGGAGGGGAGCAGGGGGGCCGCCCTCACCTCCTGGTGCAGCTGGTGGCAGGCGCGCAGCGTCTCTCCCGTGGGGGTGCCGTGGTCCGGCAGGTGCAGGTAAAAGAGGTCCACTCGGGGCCACTGCAGCCGCTTCAGTGACTTCTCCAGCTGGGACCAGAGGCTGTCAGGCTTCAGAGACTTTTCACCCACTGGATTGGCCTTGGTGGTGATTTTCACTttgggaggagagaaatggaagtcaGTTTACCAAACGCTGGAGAGGATCTAGTGTAATGGTTaagagacagacctgggttcacaccccagctctgccaaTTCAAGCTCTGTGACCCTAACCAAGTTATTTAACCCCTCTGAGCTTCAATCCCCTCAACTGTAAATTGAGAGTGATATCTTGTCGGGAGGCCCCAAGGATTGATCAGAACTTTGATAGATTTGCTCATTATGAGCTGCTAATGTTATTACGATGACTATTTACCAGACAGCTGGGTGTGCCACGCCTGGCGCTaagggctggaggaggaaggcCAGCCCTGGATCCCTGCCCTCGAGGACACACA
This sequence is a window from Physeter macrocephalus isolate SW-GA chromosome 3, ASM283717v5, whole genome shotgun sequence. Protein-coding genes within it:
- the LOC129391813 gene encoding aflatoxin B1 aldehyde reductase member 2-like, with amino-acid sequence MPLPLEAFPDSPEEPEISVKITTKANPVGEKSLKPDSLWSQLEKSLKRLQWPRVDLFYLHLPDHGTPTGETLRACHQLHQEANFVELGLSSYAAWEVAEICTLCRATTGSCPPCTS